Proteins found in one Triticum aestivum cultivar Chinese Spring chromosome 4D, IWGSC CS RefSeq v2.1, whole genome shotgun sequence genomic segment:
- the LOC123097435 gene encoding WAT1-related protein At4g01440, with protein MWVQEWKPVTGMLAFDLISAVMTALVKKALEQGLNRLVLVTLRQLVATIFSAPIAFFKERSTRPKLTLEVLAYLFFSTVFGAALSQYTFYGRQYTTATFTITFINLSPVLTFLIAVVMRMEPLKVNSMAGAAKITRTLTSLAGLLPLSLYKGVPLTHQAATAPSPGCPAAHHASPSDSSGNRSWMLGTMALLFNCPCFSFWLLLQTKLTKYLTIYSSTAIMFFSICHRHSTEQMSTRMRGYVSNMAGFVPHAGVHQCNGVEAVHISYFYCYKFE; from the exons ATGTGGGTGCAGGAGTGGAAGCCGGTGACGGGAATGCTGGCCTTCGACCTCATCTCTGCTGTGATGACGGCGCTGGTGAAGAAGGCTCTGGAGCAAGGGCTGAACCGCCTGGTCCTCGTCACCCTCCGGCAGCTGGTCGCCACCATCTTCTCTGCTCCAATAGCCTTTTTCAAAGAACG GAGCACGAGGCCCAAGCTCACATTGGAGGTCCTGGCGTACCTCTTCTTCAGCACCGTGTTTGGCGCGGCGCTCTCGCAGTACACCTTCTATGGCCGGCAGTACACCACCGCCACCTTCACCATAACCTTCATCAACCTCTCTCCTGTGCTCACCTTCCTCATCGCCGTCGTGATGAGGATGGAACCGCTGAAGGTGAACAGCATGGCGGGAGCCGCAAAGATCACCAGAACGCTCACGTCGCTGGCCGGCTTGCTGCCGCTGAGTCTCTACAAGGGTGTGCCACTGACGCACCAGGCCGCTACTGCACCTAGCCCAGGCTGCCCAGCTGCTCACCATGCATCACCCTCCGACAGCAGTGGCAACAGGAGCTGGATGCTGGGCACCATGGCTTTGCTGTTCAACTGCCCGTGCTTCTCCTTCTGGCTGCTGTTGCAGACAAAGCTGACCAAGTACCTGACCATCTActccagtactgccatcatgttctTCAGTATATGTCATCGACATTCCACAGAACAAATGTCAACTAGGATGCGTGGGTATGTATCAAATATGGCAGGATTTGTTCCTCACGCCGGAGTACACCAATGCAATGGTGTGGAGGCCGTACACATTTCTTATTTCTATTGCTACAAGTTCGAGTGA